The proteins below come from a single Streptomyces spongiicola genomic window:
- a CDS encoding NUDIX domain-containing protein: MTIKDTPEEWRVTATATPFSGNKTSVRTDDVVMPDGSVARRDYQVHPGSVAVVALDEEGRVLVLRQYRHPVRQRLWEIPAGLLDVPGENPLAAAQRELYEEAHVKAVDWRVLADVYTTPGGCDEAVRIFLARDLSEVEGERFQVSEEEADMEQARVPLGDLARGVLAGDLHNTCLVVGVLSLTAALAGDGPDSLRPAEAPWPARPFEA, from the coding sequence ATGACCATCAAGGACACCCCCGAGGAATGGCGGGTCACGGCCACCGCTACGCCGTTCAGTGGCAACAAGACGAGTGTCCGCACCGATGACGTGGTCATGCCCGACGGCTCGGTCGCGCGCCGCGACTACCAGGTGCACCCGGGGTCGGTGGCGGTGGTCGCGCTCGACGAGGAGGGCCGGGTCCTGGTGCTGCGCCAGTACCGGCACCCCGTGCGGCAGAGGCTCTGGGAGATCCCGGCGGGTCTCCTCGACGTCCCCGGCGAGAACCCGCTGGCCGCCGCCCAGCGCGAGCTGTACGAGGAGGCCCACGTCAAGGCCGTCGACTGGCGCGTTCTCGCGGACGTGTACACCACACCGGGCGGCTGCGACGAGGCGGTGCGGATCTTCCTGGCCCGCGATCTCTCCGAGGTGGAGGGCGAGCGCTTCCAGGTCTCCGAGGAGGAGGCGGACATGGAGCAGGCCCGCGTCCCGCTCGGGGATCTCGCGCGCGGCGTGCTCGCTGGCGACCTCCACAACACCTGCCTGGTGGTCGGCGTGCTCTCGCTCACCGCGGCGCTCGCGGGCGACGGACCGGACTCCCTCCGTCCGGCCGAGGCGCCGTGGCCGGCCCGCCCGTTCGAGGCCTGA
- a CDS encoding CTP synthase, producing MPARSSTSTTTKHIFVTGGVASSLGKGLTASSLGALLKARGLRVTMQKLDPYLNVDPGTMNPFQHGEVFVTNDGAETDLDIGHYERFLDVDLDGSANVTTGQVYSTVIAKERRGEYLGDTVQVIPHITNEIKHRIRRMATDDVDVVITEVGGTVGDIESLPFLETVRQVRHEVGRDNVFVVHISLLPYIGPSGELKTKPTQHSVAALRNIGIQPDAIVLRADREVPTAIKRKISLMCDVDEAAVVAAIDAKSIYDIPKVLHTEGLDAYVVRKLDLPFRDVDWTTWDDLLDRVHNPDHEVSVALVGKYIDLPDAYLSVTEAMRAGGFANKARVKVKWVTSDDCRTPAGAHRQLGDVDAVLIPGGFGERGVDGKVGAIRYARENRIPLLGLCLGLQCIVIEAARNLAEIPDANSTEFDAGTSHPVVSTMEEQLAYVEGAGDLGGTMRLGLYPAKLAEGSVVREAYGDEPYVEERHRHRYEVNNAYRAELEKKAGIVFSGTSPDNKLVEYVEYPREVHPYLVATQAHPELRSRPTRPHPLFAGLVKAAVERKTAEPAAGRGTGG from the coding sequence ATGCCGGCTCGTTCCTCGACATCCACGACGACCAAGCACATCTTCGTCACCGGGGGTGTCGCCTCCTCCCTCGGCAAGGGCCTGACCGCCTCCAGCCTGGGCGCGCTCCTGAAGGCGCGGGGCCTGCGGGTCACCATGCAGAAGCTCGACCCCTATCTGAACGTCGACCCCGGGACGATGAACCCGTTCCAGCACGGTGAGGTGTTCGTCACCAACGACGGTGCCGAGACCGACCTGGACATCGGCCACTACGAGCGCTTCCTCGACGTGGACCTCGACGGCTCCGCCAACGTCACCACCGGCCAGGTCTACTCGACCGTGATCGCCAAGGAGCGGCGGGGCGAGTACCTCGGCGACACGGTCCAGGTGATCCCGCACATCACCAACGAGATCAAGCACCGCATCCGCCGGATGGCCACGGACGACGTCGACGTGGTGATCACCGAGGTGGGCGGCACGGTCGGCGACATCGAGTCGCTGCCGTTCCTGGAGACCGTCCGCCAGGTCCGCCACGAGGTCGGCCGGGACAACGTCTTCGTCGTGCACATCTCGCTGCTGCCGTACATCGGGCCGTCCGGGGAGCTGAAGACCAAGCCGACCCAGCACTCGGTCGCGGCGCTGCGGAACATCGGCATCCAGCCGGACGCGATCGTGCTCCGCGCCGACCGCGAGGTGCCCACCGCCATCAAGCGCAAGATCTCGCTGATGTGCGACGTCGACGAGGCGGCGGTGGTCGCGGCCATCGACGCCAAGTCGATCTACGACATCCCGAAGGTGCTGCACACCGAGGGCCTGGACGCCTATGTCGTGCGCAAGCTCGACCTCCCGTTCCGCGACGTCGACTGGACGACCTGGGACGACCTGCTGGACCGGGTCCACAACCCCGACCACGAGGTCAGTGTCGCGCTCGTCGGGAAGTACATCGACCTGCCGGACGCCTATCTGTCGGTGACCGAGGCGATGCGCGCCGGCGGCTTCGCCAACAAGGCCCGGGTCAAGGTGAAGTGGGTCACCTCCGACGACTGCCGCACCCCCGCGGGTGCGCACAGGCAGCTCGGCGACGTCGACGCGGTCCTGATCCCGGGCGGCTTCGGCGAGCGCGGTGTCGACGGCAAGGTCGGCGCGATCCGGTACGCCCGGGAGAACCGGATCCCGCTGCTCGGACTCTGCCTCGGCCTTCAGTGCATCGTGATCGAGGCGGCCCGCAACCTGGCCGAGATCCCCGACGCCAACTCCACGGAGTTCGACGCGGGCACCTCCCACCCCGTCGTCTCCACCATGGAGGAGCAGCTCGCGTACGTGGAGGGCGCGGGCGACCTGGGCGGGACGATGCGCCTCGGGCTCTACCCGGCCAAGCTCGCGGAGGGCTCCGTCGTCCGCGAGGCCTACGGGGACGAACCGTACGTGGAGGAGCGGCACCGGCACCGCTACGAGGTGAACAACGCCTACCGCGCGGAGCTGGAGAAGAAGGCGGGCATCGTCTTCTCCGGAACATCCCCGGACAACAAGCTCGTGGAGTACGTCGAGTACCCGCGCGAGGTGCATCCGTACCTGGTCGCGACCCAGGCCCACCCGGAGCTCCGCTCCCGCCCGACCCGTCCGCACCCGCTCTTCGCGGGCCTGGTGAAGGCGGCCGTGGAGCGGAAGACCGCGGAGCCGGCCGCGGGCCGCGGGACGGGCGGGTAG